A portion of the Drosophila innubila isolate TH190305 chromosome 3L unlocalized genomic scaffold, UK_Dinn_1.0 0_D_3L, whole genome shotgun sequence genome contains these proteins:
- the LOC117789111 gene encoding obg-like ATPase 1, which translates to MPPKKHDEPERKPLIGRIGTNLRIGIVGVPNVGKSTFFNVLTQSAAPAENFPFCTIKPNESRVPVPDQRFEFLVEYHKPASVVPAYLNVVDIAGLVKGAAEGQGLGNDFLSHISACDSIFHLCRAFEDPDVTHVEGEVDPVRDLEIIAEELRLKDEEKLLQCLDKLEKVVARGGDKKLKPEYDSMLKIKEILVDQKRHLRFEDWNAHDIETLNKYLFLTSKPAIYLVNLSDKDFIRKKNKWLPKIKEWIDKHDPGSLLIPFSGAFEQQLTEKDDLERKAYEDETKCKSQLEKIIVTGYKALQLEYFFTAGPDEVKAWTVQKGTKAPQAAGRIHTDFEKGFIMAEVMHFEDFKAEGSEVAAKAAGKYRQQGRNYTVEDGDIIFFKFNAGAGLKDAKKK; encoded by the coding sequence atgcCACCTAAGAAGCATGATGAACCGGAAAGGAAGCCGTTGATCGGACGCATTGGCACCAATCTGCGCATTGGCATCGTTGGCGTACCCAATGTGGGCAAGTCAACCTTTTTCAACGTTCTGACACAGAGCGCAGCGCCGGCTGAGAATTTCCCCTTCTGCACCATTAAGCCGAACGAGAGTCGCGTGCCCGTGCCTGACCAGCGTTTTGAGTTCCTCGTGGAATACCACAAGCCTGCCAGCGTTGTGCCCGCCTATCTCAATGTGGTAGACATTGCCGGATTGGTTAAAGGCGCCGCAGAGGGACAGGGACTGGGAAACGACTTCCTTTCGCACATTAGTGCTTGTGATagcattttccatttgtgtCGAGCCTTCGAGGATCCGGATGTGACGCATGTGGAGGGTGAGGTCGATCCTGTACGTGATCTGGAAATCATTGCAGAGGAGCTGCGTCTCAAGGATGAAGAGAAACTCTTGCAGTGCCTCGACAAGCTCGAAAAAGTTGTGGCTCGTGGAGGAGACAAGAAGTTGAAACCAGAGTACGACTCCATGCTGAAAATCAAGGAAATATTGGTGGATCAGAAGCGTCATTTGCGCTTTGAGGACTGGAATGCTCATGATATTGAGACGCTAAACAAGTATTTGTTCTTGACATCAAAACCGGCCATTTACTTGGTAAATCTGTCCGACAAAGATTTTATACGCAAGAAGAATAAGTGGCTACCCAAGATTAAGGAGTGGATTGACAAGCACGATCCAGGTTCACTACTTATACCGTTCTCAGGCGCATTTGAGCAGCAATTAACCGAAAAGGACGATTTGGAGCGTAAGGCCTACGAGGATGAGACGAAATGCAAGAGCCAGCTGGAAAAGATTATTGTTACTGGTTATAAGGCCCTGCAGCTGGAATATTTCTTCACTGCAGGCCCCGACGAGGTTAAGGCATGGACGGTACAAAAGGGCACAAAGGCACCCCAAGCTGCTGGACGGATTCACACCGATTTTGAGAAGGGTTTCATCATGGCCGAGGTGATGCACTTTGAAGACTTCAAGGCCGAGGGAAGCGAGGTTGCCGCAAAGGCGGCTGGCAAATACCGTCAGCAGGGACGTAACTACACTGTCGAGGATGGCGATATAATATTCTTCAAGTTCAATGCCGGTGCCGGTCTAAAGGATGCCAAGAAGAAATGA